One window from the genome of Sphingomonas lacunae encodes:
- a CDS encoding thiamine phosphate synthase, with protein sequence MPFCWLMTDRRLGSAMPRIVAAMPPRSGVIVRPYAMEADGRAALIRSIRRAGRAKRHVLLIADARAAGFDGRHRGGAVTRLPQPCRNGIESMPVHDERQAARALRTKVSLCLISPVWATRSHPGAVTLGVRGFARLAARLRKDTHVIALGGMTARSHRTLRRHGANGWAAIDGWQVDPA encoded by the coding sequence ATGCCGTTCTGCTGGCTGATGACCGACCGGCGGCTGGGATCAGCGATGCCGCGTATCGTTGCGGCCATGCCACCACGGTCCGGCGTGATTGTCCGCCCCTATGCGATGGAGGCCGATGGCCGGGCGGCCCTGATCCGCAGCATCCGCCGGGCAGGACGGGCCAAGCGGCATGTGCTGCTGATCGCCGATGCCCGGGCGGCGGGCTTTGACGGTCGTCATCGCGGCGGTGCTGTGACGCGGCTGCCGCAGCCGTGTCGAAACGGCATCGAATCAATGCCCGTGCATGATGAACGCCAGGCAGCCCGAGCACTCAGGACCAAGGTCAGCCTGTGCCTTATTTCCCCGGTGTGGGCGACCCGGTCCCATCCGGGCGCGGTGACATTGGGCGTGCGGGGCTTTGCCCGCCTGGCAGCCCGGCTGCGCAAGGATACCCACGTCATCGCGCTGGGCGGGATGACAGCCCGGTCACACCGGACCCTGCGCCGCCATGGCGCCAATGGATGGGCGGCGATCGATGGCTGGCAGGTCGATCCGGCGTGA
- the leuS gene encoding leucine--tRNA ligase, with protein sequence MTDQRFNPLAADGKWQATWEKEQSFRADRFPDRPAAYVLEMFPYPSGRIHMGHVRNYTMGDVIARYKGMTGHAVLHPMGWDAFGMPAENAAMEKGVHPGGWTRSNIAAMKAQLKRLGLSIDWSRELATCEPDYYGHEQALFLDLMAAGLVTRKESFVNWDPVDMTVLANEQVIDGKGWRSGATVERRKLSQWFLKITDFADELLDGLGTLDQWPDKVKLMQENWIGKSQGLEFRFKFPASQDSIAVFTTRPDTLFGASFVAIAPDHPLAEQLAANAPELAEFITTCRASGTAQAELDTAEKLGFNTGLSVEHPLDPDWHLPVWVVNYVLMDYGTGAIFGCPAHDQRDIDFARKYDLPVIRVVADGDETDPHFIGDEAYTGPGRIVNSHFLDGMDIASAKSAVVAKAEQEGWGEGKTVWRLRDWGVSRQRYWGTPIPVIHCDACGVVPVPKDQLPVTLPEDVTFDVPGNPLDRHPAWKHVDCPSCGAAARRETDTLDTFVDSSWYFLRFASQPKDKPFDPEEIRRWLPVGQYIGGIEHAILHLLYARFWTRALAHIGLIDVKEPFANLFTQGMVTHETYSRDQGEGIAPLWFTPEEVERTGHGATLRSDGQPVDVGRVIKMSKSKKNVVDPDGIIDQYGADAVRWFMLSDSPPERDLEWSESGIEGCWRFVQRLWRLATAERTGGERDIALDKLTHKTIAGVTTDIDALAFNKAVARLYALANAIEKAKAGASRDDAARTIVLLVSPMLPHIAEEIWARWGEDGLIADAAWPVADPALLVDDEVTVAVQVMGKLRDTLTVAKDIAQADLEALALASANVQRALDGAAVKRVIVVPGRLVNIVA encoded by the coding sequence ATGACCGACCAGCGGTTCAACCCGCTCGCCGCCGATGGCAAATGGCAGGCCACTTGGGAAAAAGAACAGTCCTTCCGCGCTGATCGCTTCCCGGACCGGCCAGCAGCCTATGTGCTGGAAATGTTTCCCTATCCATCCGGCCGCATCCATATGGGCCATGTCCGCAACTATACGATGGGCGATGTGATTGCCCGCTACAAGGGCATGACCGGACACGCCGTGTTGCACCCGATGGGATGGGATGCATTCGGCATGCCGGCCGAAAATGCCGCGATGGAAAAGGGCGTCCATCCCGGTGGCTGGACCCGGAGCAATATTGCAGCGATGAAGGCGCAGCTGAAGCGGCTGGGCCTGTCGATCGACTGGAGCCGGGAGCTCGCCACCTGTGAACCCGACTATTATGGCCATGAACAGGCGCTGTTTCTCGACCTGATGGCGGCGGGGCTCGTGACCCGCAAGGAAAGCTTCGTCAATTGGGACCCGGTCGACATGACCGTGCTGGCCAATGAACAGGTGATCGATGGCAAGGGCTGGCGTTCGGGCGCGACGGTTGAACGGCGCAAGCTGAGCCAGTGGTTCCTCAAGATCACCGATTTTGCCGACGAACTGCTCGATGGCCTCGGTACGCTCGACCAGTGGCCCGACAAGGTCAAGCTGATGCAGGAAAACTGGATCGGCAAGTCGCAGGGGCTGGAGTTCCGGTTCAAATTCCCGGCGTCGCAAGACAGCATCGCTGTTTTCACCACCCGGCCCGACACGCTGTTCGGTGCCAGCTTTGTCGCCATTGCGCCCGATCATCCGCTTGCCGAGCAGCTTGCGGCGAATGCGCCCGAACTCGCCGAGTTCATAACCACCTGCCGCGCCAGTGGCACGGCGCAGGCTGAACTCGACACGGCCGAAAAGCTGGGCTTCAATACCGGGCTCAGCGTCGAGCATCCGCTGGATCCAGACTGGCACCTGCCGGTGTGGGTCGTCAATTATGTGCTGATGGACTATGGTACGGGCGCCATCTTTGGTTGCCCGGCCCATGACCAGCGCGACATTGATTTCGCCCGCAAATATGATCTGCCGGTGATCCGCGTCGTCGCCGACGGGGACGAGACCGACCCGCATTTCATCGGCGATGAAGCCTATACCGGTCCCGGCCGCATCGTGAACTCGCACTTCCTCGATGGCATGGACATTGCCAGCGCCAAATCGGCCGTGGTTGCCAAGGCCGAGCAGGAAGGCTGGGGTGAGGGCAAGACCGTCTGGCGTCTGCGCGACTGGGGCGTCAGCAGGCAACGTTATTGGGGCACACCCATTCCGGTGATCCATTGCGATGCCTGCGGCGTGGTACCGGTACCCAAGGACCAGTTGCCGGTAACCCTCCCTGAGGATGTGACATTTGACGTGCCGGGCAATCCGCTCGACCGGCATCCGGCCTGGAAACATGTCGACTGTCCGTCCTGCGGTGCGGCAGCACGACGCGAGACCGACACGCTCGACACCTTTGTCGATTCGAGCTGGTATTTCCTGCGCTTTGCCAGCCAGCCCAAGGACAAGCCGTTCGACCCGGAGGAAATCCGCCGCTGGTTGCCGGTCGGCCAATATATCGGCGGTATCGAGCATGCGATTTTGCACCTGCTCTATGCCCGGTTCTGGACACGGGCGCTGGCGCATATCGGCCTGATCGATGTGAAGGAGCCGTTCGCCAACCTGTTCACGCAAGGCATGGTGACCCACGAAACCTATAGTCGTGATCAGGGTGAGGGCATTGCCCCGCTGTGGTTCACCCCCGAAGAGGTGGAGCGCACCGGCCATGGTGCCACCTTGCGCAGCGACGGCCAACCGGTCGACGTCGGTCGGGTCATCAAGATGTCGAAGTCCAAGAAGAATGTCGTCGATCCCGATGGCATCATCGACCAATATGGCGCCGATGCGGTGCGCTGGTTCATGCTGTCGGACTCGCCGCCCGAGCGCGACCTTGAATGGTCGGAGAGTGGAATTGAGGGATGCTGGCGCTTCGTCCAGCGGCTGTGGCGCCTTGCCACGGCCGAGCGGACCGGCGGTGAGCGCGACATCGCGCTCGACAAGCTGACCCACAAGACGATTGCCGGCGTCACTACCGACATCGACGCGCTCGCCTTCAACAAGGCGGTCGCGCGGCTCTACGCGCTGGCCAATGCCATTGAAAAGGCCAAAGCCGGTGCCAGCCGGGACGATGCGGCACGCACGATTGTGCTGCTGGTGTCGCCAATGTTGCCGCATATTGCCGAGGAAATCTGGGCGCGGTGGGGTGAGGACGGGTTGATTGCCGACGCCGCTTGGCCAGTGGCCGACCCGGCACTGCTGGTCGATGATGAAGTAACGGTCGCGGTGCAGGTGATGGGCAAATTGCGCGATACGCTTACTGTCGCGAAGGATATTGCCCAGGCTGACCTTGAGGCGTTGGCGCTGGCATCGGCGAATGTCCAGCGGGCGCTTGACGGGGCTGCGGTGAAAAGAGTGATTGTCGTTCCCGGCAGGCTGGTCAATATCGTCGCATGA
- a CDS encoding YggS family pyridoxal phosphate-dependent enzyme codes for MTAPATPTANVTDPARVRLETISSGIARACADARRSPADITLIAVSKTQAADSIMPLIEAGHRVFGENRVQETASKWPPLRELVPDLELHLVGQLQSNKAEEAVRLFDVIHSLDRPSLLHALARAMDKVGRHLPCFIQVNLAGEEQKGGCAPAELPALLDAARLANVPVIGLMTVPPVDREPAPWFALLAKIADDHGLAGLSMGMSDDYPTAVRIGATHIRVGTALFGQRN; via the coding sequence ATGACTGCACCAGCCACGCCTACCGCGAACGTGACCGACCCGGCACGCGTCCGTCTCGAAACGATCAGCAGCGGCATTGCCCGCGCCTGTGCCGATGCGCGTCGATCTCCAGCTGATATTACCCTCATCGCCGTTTCCAAGACGCAAGCGGCTGACTCGATCATGCCGCTGATCGAGGCAGGTCATCGCGTCTTTGGAGAAAATCGAGTCCAGGAAACAGCTTCCAAATGGCCACCTTTGCGCGAACTGGTACCGGATCTCGAACTTCATCTGGTCGGCCAGTTACAGAGTAACAAGGCAGAAGAGGCGGTGCGGCTGTTCGATGTCATCCATTCGCTGGACCGGCCCAGCCTGCTCCATGCCCTCGCACGTGCGATGGACAAGGTCGGCCGGCACCTGCCCTGCTTCATTCAGGTCAACCTTGCCGGGGAAGAACAGAAGGGCGGTTGTGCGCCGGCTGAACTACCCGCCTTGCTCGACGCCGCCCGTCTCGCCAATGTGCCGGTGATTGGCTTGATGACCGTTCCGCCGGTCGATCGCGAGCCCGCACCATGGTTTGCCCTGCTCGCGAAGATCGCCGATGACCATGGTCTTGCCGGTCTGTCGATGGGCATGTCGGATGATTATCCGACAGCCGTGCGCATTGGCGCCACGCATATCCGGGTTGGCACAGCCCTGTTCGGGCAGCGCAACTGA
- a CDS encoding TonB-dependent receptor translates to MRTPQSRALFGALLLSASVAAIASPAMAQDANPQDEATSEEAENTGDIVVVAQGRAQLLSDVPVAVSAVSAVTLQNSGANDIRQLNQVAPSLLVSSTGSEANGSARIRGIGTVGDNPGLESSVAVIIDGVYRSRSGIGLNELGEIDRVEVLRGPQGTLGGRNASAGVISIFSKKPEFQLGGNFEATYGNYDFIRLAGSITGPLSETLAARLDGVYVQRDGFLNDVRNGTDVNDRDRFFVRGQFLFEPSDTLSFRLIGDYTRRTESCCGAVYVDQSVNPYIGNLNNVATPLNSTTGNNIINVLRDLGQPLSGFNQGYSRDIWVTRGRSFAGETTDGGVSLEANIEFGGVTLTSITAYRDYKSGQGGDVDYSAVDILYRAPSDDAFRQFQTFSQELRLKGEAFDGKLDWLIGGYFANEDLTLQDNLRFGSEYGRFAACRLISGSGLNGLYSPTSPSCIIPGVGQATITGAFGAAAPAILASLTRLDGMSNVGSTIDRYEQNSRNWALFTHNIFHVTDTFDVTLGLRYTSERKTLDARFGNDNTVCTANQAALSGFLTNPGLAALAGGIIGLSCQGNSTAELNGVTINNRRTEDEFSGTFNLSWRPTDDLMVYASYSHGYKAGGFNLDRSALKSPIASFASVGGAQNLVRNLEFDAETVDAYEIGAKYSTGPFSLTVTGFRQDFSDFQLNTFNGTVFLVQNVNGCATNLGGADRDTSAATGACAAGDVTYGVRSQGVEVEASLVPARNFRVAAGLTYANTSYRNNLVGTGNGAPLDPALRKLPGDNLSNAPELVTTGSITWTPEIGSSGLSGLVYIDGRMTSDFNTGSDLFPQKEQDAFTVINARVGLRGPDDRWSVELWAQNLFNVDYAQVAFNTPFQAGATAAPFVDPQYPGGRQIFSMFLAEPRTYGLTVRTRF, encoded by the coding sequence ATGCGTACCCCCCAGTCGCGCGCCCTGTTCGGCGCGCTGCTCCTGTCTGCGAGCGTTGCCGCCATTGCGAGCCCCGCCATGGCGCAGGATGCCAACCCGCAGGATGAAGCGACCAGCGAAGAAGCGGAAAACACGGGCGACATCGTCGTCGTCGCGCAGGGCCGCGCCCAGCTGCTTTCAGACGTTCCGGTCGCCGTTTCGGCCGTTTCGGCCGTCACGCTGCAGAACAGCGGCGCCAATGACATCCGCCAGCTGAACCAGGTGGCCCCGTCGCTGCTCGTCTCGTCGACGGGTTCGGAAGCCAATGGTTCGGCCCGTATCCGCGGTATCGGCACCGTGGGTGACAACCCCGGCCTGGAAAGCTCGGTCGCGGTCATCATCGATGGCGTCTATCGTTCGCGTTCGGGCATCGGCCTCAACGAACTGGGCGAAATCGACCGTGTCGAAGTGCTGCGTGGTCCGCAGGGCACGCTGGGTGGCCGCAACGCGTCGGCCGGCGTCATCAGCATCTTCTCGAAGAAGCCCGAATTCCAGCTTGGTGGCAATTTCGAAGCCACCTATGGCAATTATGACTTCATCCGCCTGGCCGGATCGATCACCGGCCCGCTGAGCGAAACCCTCGCCGCCCGTCTTGACGGCGTCTATGTCCAGCGTGACGGCTTCCTCAACGATGTGCGCAACGGCACTGACGTCAATGACCGCGACCGCTTCTTCGTGCGCGGCCAGTTCCTGTTCGAACCGTCTGACACGCTGAGCTTCCGCCTGATCGGTGACTATACCCGCCGCACCGAAAGCTGCTGCGGCGCCGTTTATGTCGACCAGTCGGTCAATCCCTACATCGGCAACCTCAACAATGTCGCGACGCCGCTCAATTCGACGACCGGCAACAACATCATCAACGTGTTGCGTGATCTTGGCCAGCCGCTCTCGGGCTTCAACCAGGGCTACAGCCGTGACATCTGGGTGACCCGCGGCCGCAGCTTTGCCGGTGAAACCACCGACGGCGGTGTCAGCCTCGAGGCCAATATCGAGTTCGGCGGCGTGACGCTGACGTCGATCACCGCCTATCGCGACTACAAGAGCGGTCAGGGCGGCGACGTGGACTATAGCGCGGTCGATATCCTCTATCGTGCACCGAGCGATGATGCGTTCCGCCAGTTCCAGACGTTCAGCCAGGAACTGCGCCTGAAGGGCGAAGCCTTTGACGGCAAGCTCGATTGGTTGATCGGCGGCTATTTCGCCAATGAAGACCTGACGCTTCAGGACAATCTGCGCTTCGGCAGCGAATATGGCCGCTTTGCCGCGTGCCGCCTGATTTCGGGCAGCGGCCTCAACGGCCTCTATTCGCCGACCAGCCCGTCGTGCATCATCCCGGGCGTTGGCCAGGCCACCATCACTGGTGCCTTTGGCGCGGCGGCCCCGGCCATTCTGGCCAGCCTGACGCGGCTTGACGGCATGAGCAATGTCGGTTCGACGATTGACCGCTATGAACAGAACAGCCGCAACTGGGCCCTGTTCACGCACAATATCTTCCACGTGACCGACACGTTCGACGTGACGCTGGGCCTGCGTTACACCAGCGAGCGCAAGACGCTGGATGCGCGCTTTGGCAATGACAACACCGTTTGCACCGCCAACCAGGCGGCGCTGTCGGGCTTCCTGACCAATCCCGGTCTCGCGGCTCTGGCCGGCGGCATCATCGGCCTGTCCTGCCAGGGCAACTCGACCGCCGAACTCAACGGCGTGACGATCAACAACCGTCGCACCGAAGACGAGTTCAGTGGCACGTTCAACCTGTCGTGGCGTCCGACCGACGACCTGATGGTCTATGCGAGCTATTCGCATGGCTACAAGGCGGGCGGTTTCAACCTTGACCGTTCGGCCCTCAAGTCGCCGATCGCCAGCTTCGCTTCGGTGGGCGGCGCCCAGAATCTGGTCCGCAATCTGGAATTCGATGCCGAAACCGTCGATGCCTATGAAATCGGTGCCAAATATTCGACCGGTCCGTTCAGCCTGACCGTCACTGGCTTCCGTCAGGACTTCAGCGACTTCCAGCTGAACACCTTCAACGGCACCGTCTTCCTGGTGCAGAATGTCAATGGTTGCGCCACCAACCTGGGCGGTGCTGACCGCGACACCAGCGCCGCCACCGGTGCTTGTGCCGCTGGCGACGTCACTTATGGTGTCCGTTCGCAGGGCGTTGAAGTCGAGGCCTCGCTGGTCCCGGCCCGCAACTTCCGCGTCGCCGCCGGCCTGACCTATGCCAACACCAGCTATCGCAACAATCTGGTGGGTACCGGCAACGGTGCACCGCTCGATCCGGCCCTGCGCAAGCTGCCGGGCGACAATCTGTCGAACGCGCCGGAACTGGTGACCACGGGTTCCATCACCTGGACCCCGGAAATCGGTTCGAGCGGACTTTCGGGTCTGGTCTATATCGATGGCCGCATGACCAGCGACTTCAACACCGGGTCTGACCTGTTCCCGCAAAAGGAACAGGATGCGTTCACCGTGATCAACGCACGCGTCGGCCTGCGTGGTCCGGACGATCGCTGGTCGGTCGAGCTGTGGGCCCAGAACCTGTTCAACGTCGATTATGCTCAGGTGGCGTTCAACACGCCGTTCCAGGCTGGTGCGACCGCGGCTCCGTTCGTCGATCCGCAATATCCGGGTGGTCGCCAGATCTTCTCGATGTTCCTCGCCGAACCGCGCACCTATGGCCTGACGGTCCGTACGCGCTTCTGA
- a CDS encoding DUF3576 domain-containing protein: protein MAAPLAAALALAGCGGGQERPRADLAASNVTTIGVNAYLWRASLDALSFAPLLQADANGGVIVTDWYANPQNPGERVKLTVAILDRDLRADALRVSGSRQVAQAGNWVDAPLQAATVQRIEEIILTKARDLRRTAIAGE from the coding sequence ATGGCCGCCCCGCTTGCCGCTGCGCTGGCTCTTGCCGGCTGCGGCGGTGGGCAGGAGCGTCCGCGCGCCGACCTCGCCGCATCCAATGTTACGACAATTGGCGTCAACGCCTATCTGTGGCGCGCCAGCCTCGACGCCCTGTCCTTTGCACCACTGCTGCAAGCCGATGCCAATGGCGGCGTGATCGTCACCGACTGGTACGCCAATCCGCAGAATCCGGGCGAGCGCGTCAAGCTGACGGTTGCCATCCTCGACCGTGACTTGCGTGCCGATGCGCTGCGCGTGTCGGGTTCGCGCCAGGTGGCCCAGGCTGGAAACTGGGTCGACGCGCCGTTGCAGGCAGCCACAGTGCAACGGATCGAGGAAATCATCCTTACCAAGGCTCGCGACCTGCGCCGTACGGCGATCGCCGGGGAGTGA